From Candidatus Acididesulfobacter guangdongensis:
AAATAATTTTATTATAAAAGATGATTTAAATAAAACTAAACCTGAAATAAAAAACACAGAATTATGTAAAAATAACGCAAGCGTAAATAATCAGCCTGCATCTATTGGCGATCATGCCGATAATATTAGAAGCGAGCCTATTTTTTCACGATATTCAATCCTTAAAAAAGTTCTGAAAGATTATGAAAATACATACACTGCAGATGGGGATAATGTTTACGCCTCTTATTATTTAACTTATATAAGAGCAAAACTTGCAGATTAAACTTTTATTGTAAAAACTTTTATTATAATAGACGTTAAATAAAACCTGCTAATTACGATAATTTGACCTGAAGGTTTGGGATTAAACTTTTATTGCATTTTATTGGAATAGATGTTAAAAAAATCCCCGATAGCTTACATGCGTTATAACTGCATATAAGTTATCGGGGATTTTATTATTATTTACTTCTTTTTTTATTTTAAAATAATTTATTTTGAAGCAGGTACGAAATGGTCTCTTCTGTTTATAGCATAACAAACTCTCGTATGAGCTCTGCATATTGGTTTTTCTTTACCAAAGCTAATTGTTTTAAGTCTGTTTGCGCTTATGCCAAGGTCTTCTAAATAAGCCTTAGCAGCATTTGCTCTTCTCCAACCGAGCGCTAAGTTATAACTCTCTGAACCTCTTCTATCGCAGTTGCCCTGAATCTGAATGGCAGTATCGCGATGATATTTTAAATATATCGCATCTTTTTTCAAAATCATTTTGTCTAACGGAGTAAGAATGGATTTGTTAAACGCAAAATGAATGTTATTGCCGTTAGAGGCAATATTGTAAGATGCAAGCCATGGATACTTTCTTAAATAAGAGTTGACTTTTTGAGAAACGACAGGTTGTGTCGGCTGCTGAATAGCTACTGCCGGTTTCTTTGCAGGCGGCAAGGCGCTTGAAGATGTTTTAGTCACTTTTGGAGCGCAGCCGGAAAGAACGGCAGATACTCCGAATACTAGTCCAAGAATAGACAAGCCTATCTTTGTTTTTTTGTTCATGTTACTCTCTCCTTAAAAAATAAAATTAAATAAATTTTGTTTAAATAAAAAAATATAAAATCATCTTTTTTCATTATACAATTTATATATATATCATTATTTAAAAAAAAATCAATATATTTTTTATAGACGGTTGAATTATTTTTTTTATGAGATAAACTTTAATTATGGATAGTTATGCCGATAATAAAAAAAATGAATTTTATATTCAGTGGCATTTTATGGACAGCTGTAATCTAAGATGTATTCATTGCTATCAGAATGATTATCTATTTAAAGAGCCCGACTTAAATAACTTAAATATTATTTTTCGCAAACTTGATGATGCTTTGGCAAAATGGAAAATGAACGGTTTTGTTTCATTGACGGGAGGAGAACCGTTCCTGAGTCCTTCATCTTTATTTTATGTGGCTGAATTAATAGAAAATTCGCCAAATTTTCAAAATGTTGCCATATTATCAAACGGTACGTTAATAGGCGAAAATATTATTAAAGAAATTAAAAGGTTTAAAAAAATTACGGAGATTCAAATATCTATAGACGGACCTAATGCTCAAATACATGAATCCATAAGAGGAAAGGGTACGTTTTTGAAAACGGTTGAAACTGTTAAAAAATTAGTCGGTGCAGGATTAAAAACTTCTATCATGTTTACGGTGCATAAAAAAAATATGGATTATGCCGAGGATATGCTGTATTTAGCTAAAGAGCTTAAAGTAAATGCCTTAACTGTTGAAAGAATGACAACAATGAATGAAGAAGAAAAAAAAGAATTTTTTATAAATCCTTATGATTTAGAAAGAATTTATAAAAACATATATGAAAAATCTAAAGTAATATTTGCAGAATCTGCGACAAGACTTATAACTTCCAGACCGTTATGGAATCTGGTAGATGAAAATGCAGGCGGATTTTGCCCGGTAGGGCTTTCTTCGGTCTGCATTCTGCATGACGGTACCGTGCTTCCCTGCAGAAGGCTATATTTGCCGCTGGGAAATATTATTGAAGAAGGTCTCTTTAAAATATGGTATGGTTCAAAAATTTTATGGGATATGAGAAATAAGAAAAATATTTCGGATAATAGCGGCGCTCATACGCAATCTGCATGTTCGGATATTAATTGTTCCCATTTTAAAAGATGCGGAGGATGCAAGGCGATAAGCTATTATTATCATGGAAATATACACGAAAAAGATCCTCAATGCTGGCTCAGCTGATTTTATAAAACAATACAGTTAATGAGTACATTAATGCCGGTTTAACTGATTTTATAAAAAAATACGGTTATACGGTTAGTCGGTACAATTAATTAAGGGATGGTTCGCTGATTATGAATGTTAAATATAAACTTTTACCTCAATATATTCTGCATAATGACGGAACGGACAAGTATATGCTATTTGATACGCAGACAGGCGGCATATACAAATTAAATGCCGTATCATTTAATATTTTGTCCCTTTGCAGCGGTGAATACACAAGCGATGAAATAAAAGATGAGATCTTAAAAATGTTTGATGTTGACTTAGATGTTTTAACTGAAGATTTTAATGATATTATTACAAAATTTCTAAATGAAAATATAATTTCTTGCCCAACTTCACCATGATTATCAGCAGCATATTGTACTATAATTTATGGGGCAATAAAAATGCCTGTGAAGACTACAAAATAAAAAATAAAATGTAATAATATTAATGTGTTGTAATATAATTTTAGAATAACAAAAGTGGTGAAGTTGGGCTAAAACTCCTAAAAAAATGTTTTTTTGGGATTAATGAATTTTTTTATAATTTTTCTTAAAATAACGTCAGTTAAAATTAAGGAGGTGAAAAAACATGAAAACCAATTACGAAAAGCCGATTTTGGAAAATCTGGATGCCGAAGAATTTTATTCAACTTTGATGGAAAACTATGGAATTAACGATTCGTGCTATTCTTGAAAATCCTGCAAGTGAAATGTGCAGTTGGCACATAAGAATTAAGCGCCTTATTCTTGAAATATTAAAAAAATATAAAAAGAAAAAGGCGCTTATTTTATTTATTTTTTTTAATTTTCATTGATTATACTGTATTGATTTGAAATATTGCGTAATTATTGCAGCAATAGTTTAGTTGAAGTTTTATGCATATTAAAATATAAAATACTTATATTATCTTATCTTATCTTATCTTATCTTATCTTATCTTATCTTATCTTATCTTTTATATTGTTTTGCCGATTATTTTTTGTAAATCTTTTATATCTTTTCTTGCATTAATTTCAAAATTATTATCAATATTGATATTATTTTTTGCAGTTATATCATCAAGCCCGATTTTATATTTATTTTTAACGGCTGTGTCTATAAGCATATCGCAAAAAATAAAATTTTTCGGCAAAATACTTCCATGCATATATGTACCGTAGAAATTATTTGCGACAGCCCCCTCGCTTTTATCTGCGCCGTTGTTGCCGTATCCAGCCAACACTTTTCCGAAACTCTGCTGCGATTCAGATAAGTACGTTCTCCCCCCGTGATTTTCAAATCCTACAATTATAATATCGCCGAAAATAGAGGCTATATTTCCTGTTAATCGGGGTTTTTCCGGTTCAGCTATTGTATGTCCGCTAAAAATAGAAATGCCTTCTATTATTTTATTATCTGCAGCTTTGTAGTAATTTAGCAGAAGCTGATAGCCACCGCAAATTGAAAGCATTATTTTGCCTGCATCTTTAGCATCTTTAAGCTCATTTTTCTTGTTAATTGTTAAATCTTTATAAATCAAAGCCTGTTCGGAATCCTGCCCTCCGCCGATAAACATAATGTCCGTTTTGTTTATGTCTATTTTTTCGCCTATAGTAGACGATTTAATGTCAACGTTTATTCCATAAAGTGAGGCTCTGTACTTAAAATATAGAATATTTCCTCTATCCCCGTATATATTCATAATCTCAGGATAAAGGTCAACGGCTTTCAATTTTAGCTTCAGCGAATTATTATTCATTTTTGTGTAGATAGAATTTAGTGAAATTAGATAAAAAGCAAAGCCTGAATTTAGTTTAATTCATCATTAAATAATTGCCCGTTATTTTTTGATATTGTTTTATTAGTTTGTTTATCTGTTTAATAAGTTATGACATTGTGATAAAATTGTACCGACTGTTGCGCTATAATTAATTTTATTTTATTAATAAACTAAGATTGCGTCTATTGTAACATAATTTAATGCTTTAAATTAAAATTGCATTGATTATACCATAATTCGATGCTTTAGCTTAAATAGATTAAATTGTTTATTGCATAATATAACTTAAATATACATTATAAGTTATAAATATAAAAAATATAAATAAAATATAAATATCGCACCTGCTTTCAGATATAACTTAAATAAAATAATAAAATAAAAATAATTAAAAAAGGAAAAATTATTATGAAGCTGATACACACCGCTATAAAAACCGTAAATTTAGACAAATCTTTAGCCTTCTATACCGATATATTAAATATGCATATTAAAGAAAAAAAATATATTGAAGCGCATAAAGTAACGCTGGTTTTTTTACAAGATGATGCATCAAATTTTGAAATAGAACTTATTTTTGAAGCAGATGCTGAAAATGAAAAAACAGAAAATGTAAATTATGGGCACACAAATGGCGCCGATTGCAGTTTTGCCCATTTTGCTTTTATGACAGATAATATAGACAGAGATTTTATCGCCATGAAAGAAAAAGGAGCCGTATTTATGCGCGAACCATTTTATTCGCTTGATAAAAGTATGAAATTAGCATTTATTAAAGATCCTGACGATAATACGATAGAATTGATACAATATTTTAAATTATAAAAATAAAAATGACTTTCATTTTTTTATTTTTTATTTCTATACCTGAGTGCCGCGATTGACGCTATTGTATTTAACTTTGACTATTGTATCAAGTCCGCCCCTTGATTCAAATTTTGCTTCAATTTCCATATATTGAGGTTTCAATAAGTCAGTCAAATCATTTAATATTCGGTTTACGGCATGCTCCTGAAGTATTCCGATGTTCCGAAAAGACAGCAGATAATATTTTAACGACTTCATTTCAACGAGACTGTCATTCGGAATATATTTTATATTAAGTTCTGCCGTATCAGGAAGTCCGCTCCAGGGACAGACTGAAGTAAATTCTTTTGTTCCGATATTCACTTCTGTTCCGCTTTGAGGATAATCGAAAGGGATTGTTTCTAAAACTTTTACGTCTATACCGGCTTCAGTTTTAATATCAAATCTTTTTTCTTTGTATTTGTTATCGTCATAGTGATTGTACTGCTCATATAAATCAGACATAATATTATAATCTCCTTAAAATAAAATGACCGGAAAATAAAATAGCCGGCAGGCATTATTTATTAGACAACAGGGTGTTAACGCATCAGCTAAGTAAGGCAGCAGACGTATAATCAATTATTTATTATAATTTATTGATTGTAATTATTATATCTCGTGCATATAATTCGTTTTTTTTGTTTGATAATATGCAATTTTTCATTTAAGATATGTATATGATATATATCAAACAAAAAGAAAAACAAACAAACAAATCATTATTATATTGCGAGATAATCAATAATCAAATAATCAGTAATAAATAATATAGCATAAAAAAATCAGTTTTAAAATTATTAAATTATTTAATAAATTAAATATTAAACTAAAGATAAATATAATTATAAAATAAATACGTAAAATATATAATGTCAACTGATAATAGCCGACCGATAGGTATTTTTGATTCCGGATTGGGCGGTCTGACCGTATTCAAAGAAATACGGCAATTGCTTAGATATGAAAATCTTATATATTTCGGTGATACGGCAAGAGTACCTTACGGAAACAAATCGAAAGAAACAATTTTAAGATATTCCAAAGAAATAACAAAATTTTTACTAAAAAATGATGTAAAACTTATTGTCGTTGCCTGCAATACCGTATCAAGTTTAGCTCTTGATGAATTAAAAAAAGAATTCGGCATACCTATTTTTGGCGTGATAGAGCCGGGCGCCAGATGCGCTTATAAAAAATTAATTGAAAGAAGCCGCAGTGAGAATAAAGGAACTGCAACTGAAAAAAAAATCTTAAGCGATGCAGCAGCCGATTTGTCCGATACGGCAACTATAGCAGTTATCGGAACATCTGCAACAATAGGGAGCAAGGCTTATTCCAACGCAATAAACAGATTAAATAATTATAATAACGGCGAAGGCGCAAACATAAATGTTAAGATAATAGAAAAAGCCTGTCCTTTATTAGTCCCGCTTGTAGAAGAAGGTTGGATTAATTCCGATATTACACGCGATGTAATAAAATATTATTTGCAGCCTGTAATTGAAAGCAATCCGTTTTCTATCGTTCTTGGTTGCACCCATTATCCGATGTTAAAAAAAATTATCTCAGAAATTGCGGATAACAGCACAGAAATTATTGATTCAGGAAAAGAAGTCGCTATAGAAGTAAAAAATTTTTTACTTAGAAATAAAATGTTAAATGGCAAGGCTGATAGACCTTATGAAAAATATTATGTCAGCGACGATCCTGAAAAATTTAAATTGCTGGGAAGCAATTTTATCGGCAGCAATATAACGGAGCATATCGAAGTTGTAATTGATTTTCTTTAAATAACATTTTATATAATAACATTTAATATTTAATATAATTTACATGAAAAAATTAAAAAAATAAATGAAAAAAGGCATACATTAAAAAAGGTTCAAAAACTATGATAAAAAATTTTAGAAAAGAATTGCAAAAAAGATTAATTATGTCCGATGGCGCATTGGGCACTGTTTTACAGCTTCAAGGTCTTCTGCCTAAAGGTTTATTGCCTGAAAGTTTTAATATAACCGATAAAATTGAGCATATTATAGCTGTTCATAAAAGCTATGCGGAGGCTGGAAGCGAAATATTAGTGGCAAACACTTTTGGGGCAAATAGAATAAAACTCGCAGAATACGGTCTGGAAAACAAATTATATGAAATTAATTATAATGCCGTAAAAGCAGCGCAAAAAGCCTCCGAAGGCAAATGTCTTATAGCTATGTCTTTAGCTCCTACCGGAAAATTTATTTATCCGGTCGGTGAATTAACATTCAAGGAAAGCGTTGAATTATATAAAGAACAGATAAAAGCCGGTCTCGATGCCGATGTTGATTTATTTCAGCTTGAAACTATGATAGATCTGCAGGAGGTCAGAGCGGCAATAATAGCCGTTAAAGAATTAAGCGACAAACCGGTAATAGCGATGATGACATTTGATAATACATACAGAACTATTCTTGGCACCACCCCCGAAGTTTTCGCCGTTACCGCCGACAGTCTGGGTGTCGATGTTATCGGAGCAAATTGTTCCGTCGGACCAGAAGATATTTATGAAATTTTAAAAAAAATGGCTGCCGTTACCGATATTCCTCTCATTTCTAAGCCTAATGCAGGCATACCTTCTTTAATAAACGGAAAAACCATATTTCCAGGCAAGCCGGATGATTTTTCCAAAATAATAGAAGAACTTGCATTAATAGGAGTCAGGGTTGTATCAGCCTGCTGCGGTAGCAATAGCTCGTTTATCAGAGCTATGTCGGACGAAGTAAAGATAATAAACAGCGGCGGATTACCCGAAAAAGGTATAAAAAGAGAACCGGGGCTTTTTGTAACTTCCAGAACATCAGTTATAGGATTAGGCTCTAATCATCCGCCTGTCATGATAGGGGAAAGAATAAATCCTACGGGAAAAAAAGATTTTATAGAAGAGTTAAAAAACGGCAAAACTAATTATATTAGAAAAACTGCTAAAATTCAAATCGATGACGGCGCATCCATGCTTGATATTAATGTCGGCGTTCCCGGTACTGACGAAATTGAACTGATGAAAAAAGCAATCTTGGCTGCTTCTAATGTTGTGCAGAGCCCCTTAGTTATAGATTCTTCCAATCCTGATGCCGTAGAAGAGGCTCTCATGCTATATCCTGGTAAAGCATTGATTAATTCTATAAGCGGCGAAGAAAAAAAGTTAACTAAATTAATGCCTCTTATTAAAAAATACGGCGCTGCCGTTATAGTTCTTGCTTTAGACGACGGCGGCATTCCCGAAACATCGGATGAGAGAATCAAAACTGCGTATAAAGTTTATTACAAACTAACGGATTTTGGCATTAAATCGTATGATGTTATGATCGATTTTTTAACCCTTCCGATAAGCGCCGGACAAGATAAGGCGCTGATAACATTAGACGCGATTAAAAAAAATAAAACTATTCTGAATCTTCCTACCGTTCTGGGCGTCAGTAATATATCTTTCGGTTTGCCGAAAAGAACCCATATTAATGCAGCTTTTTTAACGATGTGTTTTTCGGAAGGATTGAGCGCCGCTATAGTAAATCCAGAAGACGAACTGCTAACAGGCAGTTTTTATGCGGTAAAAGTTTTAATAGCCAAAGATTATCTTGCAAAGGCTTATATAAATCATTTTTCGGAAAAAGCAAACAGTTATAATAACGAAAAAAATTTAAACACGTCAGAAAAATCTAAAAATGCAGATGATAAAAGCAATATCTTAAGTCCGGGCGAAAAATTGTACAGCGCTGTTTTAAACGGAGAAAAAGAAGGCGTTGTTTCTATTGTGGAAAATTTGCTGTCCGAGGGTATAGCACCTTTAGAAATAGGCAATAAATATTTAATACCTGCACTTGAAGAAGTTGGAAAGCTTTTTGATAAAAATATATATTTTTTGCCGCAGGTTATGGAAAGCGCAGAGGTTATGAAGATTGCTTTTGCCAGAATTAAGAGAGATTTGCCGAAAAACATAAACGATGCTGAAACCGTAAAAATTTTAATGGCGACCGTTGAAGGAGATGTTCACGATATCGGCAAAAATATTGTCGCAACGCTTTTAGAAAATAACGGTTTTGAGGTTATCGACCTTGGCAGAAATGTAAAGACCGAAAAAATAGTTGAAGAGGCAATAAAAAACAAAGTCGATTTTGTAGGGCTATCGGCTTTGATGACGACTACCGTCGGTGAAATGGAAAATGTTATAAAAGAATTGAAAAAAAACGGTATAAATGTTTTTTCAATGGTCGGCGGAGCCGTAGTAAACGAAGATTATGCAAAGTCTATAAATGCTGATATTTATGCAAAAAATGCTATGGAAGCTGTTGAAAAAATTAAACAATTAATAAATAAAAAATGACAATTTCACAAGGGCTGTAAAATTTTTTAAAGGAAATTTGATTATTGAAACCTGAATATCTAACAAAATAGAAAGGTTAATCAAATTGCACAATTTTTAATCAGCAGGTAAGTTGTTAAAATATTAGAGTAATTCTTAAGTTATTGAAATTATTATGTATTTAAATATAAAAAATAAAATTGAAATCATTCTGTATAAATTTTTTAAACTGATTTTAGTTGCAGTTTTCAAAAGAAACGGGGATGTATTACCGATTTATTTGCTAAAAAAATTAGATAAAAATTTAATTGATAATTTTGCAAGAGATATAAATGCTATAAATATTCCGGTAATATTTGTCACAGGAACTAACGGAAAAACTACAACCGCCAATTTAATAGCTTCAGGTTTAAATAAAGCCGGTATGAAAGTTTGTTCAAACATCAACGGAGCAAATATGACAAACGGCATTTTCGGGTC
This genomic window contains:
- a CDS encoding radical SAM protein, with amino-acid sequence MDSYADNKKNEFYIQWHFMDSCNLRCIHCYQNDYLFKEPDLNNLNIIFRKLDDALAKWKMNGFVSLTGGEPFLSPSSLFYVAELIENSPNFQNVAILSNGTLIGENIIKEIKRFKKITEIQISIDGPNAQIHESIRGKGTFLKTVETVKKLVGAGLKTSIMFTVHKKNMDYAEDMLYLAKELKVNALTVERMTTMNEEEKKEFFINPYDLERIYKNIYEKSKVIFAESATRLITSRPLWNLVDENAGGFCPVGLSSVCILHDGTVLPCRRLYLPLGNIIEEGLFKIWYGSKILWDMRNKKNISDNSGAHTQSACSDINCSHFKRCGGCKAISYYYHGNIHEKDPQCWLS
- a CDS encoding PqqD family protein, producing the protein MNVKYKLLPQYILHNDGTDKYMLFDTQTGGIYKLNAVSFNILSLCSGEYTSDEIKDEILKMFDVDLDVLTEDFNDIITKFLNENIISCPTSP
- a CDS encoding glutamine amidotransferase codes for the protein MNNNSLKLKLKAVDLYPEIMNIYGDRGNILYFKYRASLYGINVDIKSSTIGEKIDINKTDIMFIGGGQDSEQALIYKDLTINKKNELKDAKDAGKIMLSICGGYQLLLNYYKAADNKIIEGISIFSGHTIAEPEKPRLTGNIASIFGDIIIVGFENHGGRTYLSESQQSFGKVLAGYGNNGADKSEGAVANNFYGTYMHGSILPKNFIFCDMLIDTAVKNKYKIGLDDITAKNNINIDNNFEINARKDIKDLQKIIGKTI
- the queF gene encoding NADPH-dependent 7-cyano-7-deazaguanine reductase QueF, which translates into the protein MSDLYEQYNHYDDNKYKEKRFDIKTEAGIDVKVLETIPFDYPQSGTEVNIGTKEFTSVCPWSGLPDTAELNIKYIPNDSLVEMKSLKYYLLSFRNIGILQEHAVNRILNDLTDLLKPQYMEIEAKFESRGGLDTIVKVKYNSVNRGTQV
- a CDS encoding glutamate racemase, with the protein product MSTDNSRPIGIFDSGLGGLTVFKEIRQLLRYENLIYFGDTARVPYGNKSKETILRYSKEITKFLLKNDVKLIVVACNTVSSLALDELKKEFGIPIFGVIEPGARCAYKKLIERSRSENKGTATEKKILSDAAADLSDTATIAVIGTSATIGSKAYSNAINRLNNYNNGEGANINVKIIEKACPLLVPLVEEGWINSDITRDVIKYYLQPVIESNPFSIVLGCTHYPMLKKIISEIADNSTEIIDSGKEVAIEVKNFLLRNKMLNGKADRPYEKYYVSDDPEKFKLLGSNFIGSNITEHIEVVIDFL
- a CDS encoding 5-methyltetrahydrofolate--homocysteine methyltransferase; the protein is MIKNFRKELQKRLIMSDGALGTVLQLQGLLPKGLLPESFNITDKIEHIIAVHKSYAEAGSEILVANTFGANRIKLAEYGLENKLYEINYNAVKAAQKASEGKCLIAMSLAPTGKFIYPVGELTFKESVELYKEQIKAGLDADVDLFQLETMIDLQEVRAAIIAVKELSDKPVIAMMTFDNTYRTILGTTPEVFAVTADSLGVDVIGANCSVGPEDIYEILKKMAAVTDIPLISKPNAGIPSLINGKTIFPGKPDDFSKIIEELALIGVRVVSACCGSNSSFIRAMSDEVKIINSGGLPEKGIKREPGLFVTSRTSVIGLGSNHPPVMIGERINPTGKKDFIEELKNGKTNYIRKTAKIQIDDGASMLDINVGVPGTDEIELMKKAILAASNVVQSPLVIDSSNPDAVEEALMLYPGKALINSISGEEKKLTKLMPLIKKYGAAVIVLALDDGGIPETSDERIKTAYKVYYKLTDFGIKSYDVMIDFLTLPISAGQDKALITLDAIKKNKTILNLPTVLGVSNISFGLPKRTHINAAFLTMCFSEGLSAAIVNPEDELLTGSFYAVKVLIAKDYLAKAYINHFSEKANSYNNEKNLNTSEKSKNADDKSNILSPGEKLYSAVLNGEKEGVVSIVENLLSEGIAPLEIGNKYLIPALEEVGKLFDKNIYFLPQVMESAEVMKIAFARIKRDLPKNINDAETVKILMATVEGDVHDIGKNIVATLLENNGFEVIDLGRNVKTEKIVEEAIKNKVDFVGLSALMTTTVGEMENVIKELKKNGINVFSMVGGAVVNEDYAKSINADIYAKNAMEAVEKIKQLINKK